From the genome of Solidesulfovibrio carbinolicus, one region includes:
- a CDS encoding carbonic anhydrase, translated as MKRFVTAFAGAVITFSMAGAAMAFSGGAGISADEALARLKEGNTRYVAGAAVTPRQDAARRHETATGGQHPFVSVLSCADSRVPVETVFDQGIGDVFVIRVAGNVANTDEIGTIEYGTEHLGTPLVVVLAHTKCGAVTAVVKGEHVTENIGKLVAPIVPAVASVKSRFATDDLNELINRSIEANMWQAIADMYAKSPLLKKMAADGKIKVVGALYDIDSGDVHWFGEHPSNANLIGK; from the coding sequence ATGAAACGGTTCGTTACGGCGTTCGCGGGAGCGGTCATCACGTTTTCCATGGCTGGGGCGGCCATGGCGTTTTCCGGCGGGGCGGGCATTTCCGCCGATGAGGCGCTGGCCCGTCTCAAGGAAGGCAACACCCGCTATGTGGCCGGCGCGGCCGTGACCCCGCGCCAGGACGCGGCCCGGCGGCATGAAACCGCCACCGGCGGCCAGCATCCCTTTGTCTCGGTGCTGTCCTGCGCCGATTCCCGCGTGCCCGTGGAAACCGTCTTCGACCAAGGCATTGGCGATGTGTTCGTGATCCGCGTGGCCGGCAACGTGGCCAACACCGACGAGATCGGCACCATCGAATACGGGACTGAACACCTGGGCACGCCCCTGGTGGTGGTCCTGGCCCATACCAAGTGCGGCGCGGTCACGGCCGTGGTCAAGGGCGAGCATGTCACCGAAAACATCGGCAAGCTCGTGGCCCCCATCGTGCCGGCCGTGGCTTCGGTGAAGTCCCGCTTCGCCACCGATGATTTGAACGAGCTCATCAACCGTTCCATCGAGGCCAACATGTGGCAGGCCATCGCCGACATGTACGCCAAGAGCCCCTTGCTCAAGAAGATGGCGGCCGACGGCAAGATCAAGGTCGTGGGCGCGCTCTACGACATTGATTCCGGCGATGTCCATTGGTTTGGCGAGCATCCGTCCAACGCCAACCTGATCGGCAAGTAG